From Candidatus Methylomirabilis sp.:
GGAGGCGCCTCCAGGCCGAAGCGCCGGCTGCGGAGCGGGTGCCGTCTCGCCGCCGCCTCGCCGCCCTGGCCTGGCTCGGCTGGCCCCGGACCGTTGCGTGGACCGCGGCGGCCGTGGCCCTGGCCACGGGGCTCGCCCTCCTGCAGACGCGCGACTGGCTCGCGCCGCCTCCCGAGCCGACGGCGCTTCCTCCCCTCTCGCTGGCGGGTGGGCCGCCCGCAGTCGTGGAAGCCCTGGAGGGAGGGGGGGGAGCCACCGTCATGCTCTACGCCCCGCCCGAGAGCCCCGTCCCCATCATCTGGGTATTCGAGCCTGAGCCGATGGAGGCGCCCGATGCTCCACCCGACGCCGGCACCAC
This genomic window contains:
- a CDS encoding zf-HC2 domain-containing protein; this encodes MVPELREGEPHVAGERLGAFVDSELQPDQAEAVRRHLATCPACRTEADVLARAGALLRQAIAAEPAPDPEATWQAVRRRLQAEAPAAERVPSRRRLAALAWLGWPRTVAWTAAAVALATGLALLQTRDWLAPPPEPTALPPLSLAGGPPAVVEALEGGGGATVMLYAPPESPVPIIWVFEPEPMEAPDAPPDAGTT